The genome window GGGGTTCTGGTATTGTTGGTCGGTTATATTTTAGTGAGAGAATCTCTCGagaacttcccgcaacatcgaacacgtatgcgaAATGGTgtgtttctgcatggtttgaaccagactgtttgagagtcccaggacatcaatggAAGCCGTGAACGGTTTGGgtataatacctgtagctgacaatattatggggacTACAATCAccttctcgagacgccaaatttctttgattactccagccagtggctcatagtttactTTCTTTTCCAAGTACTTCCGTTCTCTGTTGTtattatggaggatagcaacatcaataatatacgtagaccgacccgtcttgtcaattaACAGCACAACATGTGGGGATCGGTTAGAGCTTGCCGGTTCCAAAATATGCTATAAGTAtaatatattgaaataatgaacggcgtcttgtggtaatggggatgaagatgttgcgttggactagtggcgtggtaCGTTTtgaacacatccgaaatgaggatattcgcgattgatatggggttgcaccgatcgtggaagaaccgcgagagaagcgtcttcgatggtcatgtaattcgcgctaacgagaattcatttgtaaagattggcctgaacatcgaagtcgatggtaaacgaccaaaaggccggtggcttgatacgctggatggggatttaaaagcctcgtgattgcatccagatcaggcgtttgaaaaaaaagtggagaccgatcacgacaagcccgcttgtgaacgggacaaaggctgaaggaaaagaagaaataatagttGAAACAGCTCCGTCTTGAAAACTAccgtctatattagcccccgtAAAgagtaaaatcatcatcatccccatgAGCGGCGTAGCAACCGGTGCCCATGTAAGTTTACCTGAAATAACTTCAAGCATCCTGGTTTTGTGTTCAATATATGTAGAAATTGCGTCGCTGCTAACTTATGCCATCCATTCATCCTCTTCTCTTTTTTGCCCTTAAAGGCTTTCCAGACTGGATTATTTGCGTATATAGGGATTGGATAACATGCCCACTACAACCTTTGAGCTATTATGTAGACTATGAAATCGTTCTTTCTCAGAAAATGCATAGAtctttttttcctcttttcctCTAATTTCTAGACTGCTCTAGATCAGTTTTGCATCCTTTTGCAAAATTGAATGTATTACTCTTTTTTCGAATTATCTTAAGACCATTGTTGGTTGTTGGCCATTGGAGTTAATCGAGCTCTGCAATAGGAAAACTCCAACTTGTGATTTCGTaaattttatttccaaaattgGCTGATCTCTAAAGTTGTTGAATTATTTCGTTTTTGTAAAATCATATTATCTTTTTAAAAGTCACTAAATCGCTATTTAATTTGAGGACTCTTCTTTCTTCCCTTCCTTTAGACTCCCGCTAATAACTCTGGAAATGAATAATAATGGAGTCTTTAGCGGGAGCGGGAAACTAAATTAATGCTTATGTCCTTTTGAGATTTCGTTTGGTATTGTAATTTTTATCAGACATTTGTTCTTGTGGTTTTGATTTTTCCTTTTAAGTTTTTTAAGTCTTGTGTAAAATAGTTTATTTGACTGTCCATCCTTATGTCTGTATGTCCATCGTCGGCCGTTCTGTCTCTTCGCTTGTTCGCATATCTTACCATCTGTTTGGCTGTCACacacaatttattcggaaacagttgTTCTTATTAACACAAAATTTGTTGAGAATATTGCAGCTATAAATCGCCACGCATGCAGTTAATGGCATCATTTTGTTGGATGTTACAACGAGAGGTCCCCATCCATGTAAGAGGGGGGTGGGAaaaagtccccatacatgcaatatGTGCTATAATTTTCTTATGGaaatggtttatttaaatatatgTACTCGCATGTATCATTTATTACACACTCCATCTATaatcattaaaatttaataattttaacaGAATTTCAAGGTTTTTTGCACATTCTTAGTGCAGAAGTGACTCATCAAAAGGGACATCTCTACTATTTATTTGGGCCATTACACCAGAGACAGAAATAAGTGTGAGGTGAGAAATGATATTCGCCGTGGATTCTATCTCCCTTGATCGCGGCATCCGGGTAATAAGCTGcttatttgtttccttttttgaattttctggTCAACCCGTTAATGATTGAAATAGAAAACCAGAGAACTGCGAACACTTGAAATGGTTGGAAGCTCCCTAATCAAGGGGAGAAGCAATAGGACAAAAATAGCTAAATTGTTAGTGTATAAGTTCTGTTGAAACACACCACACCACCACCTTGTATTGCAGTGAAAGTGTCCCTTTTGGCGCAGAGAGGGAAGAGCATGTGGCTCAAAACACTTTCCtctatgataaaaaaaaatttaacattgGAAAGATTTTTATATGATCTGGGATACAGTTTTAATCATTTGGTAATTTTCTGACAACTGCTCTGTTATCCTTCCTGAACAAATTTGTGTTTTTATGATTATGAATGAATCCTCTGTTTTAAATGATGTCATATATGATAAAGTTTTCAGAAATGTTTAAAGGTCCCCGACTCATTCTAGAATCGGAGGCATCAGCAATTTATTCGATGATATATATTTTGGTTCATCGTTTAAGTCTTTCACCATGGGAACTTCGATATTTTTAGGGGGCTTCTCTAATGTCATATATAAGGATCTTTTCCAGTGTCTATGATATATGTACTGTGGCTTAAACATATACTCGTATCTACGGAGTCGTGCATGGTATCTACTGTGGTCAAAGTGACTATGAGCATTTCGGTATTTcgttatttaattttctttattctgcGCAGAGATGAGCTTTTAAAAAGGTAATTATTgtacaattgaattttttttctattttaactGAATCTTATGATTTGAATCTATTTCAGGTTTCTTCTAAAGCTAATTGTTCACGAATGGTTCAACTTTCCAAGAAAGCCTGCATTGTGGCTCCTTTGTTGCTAATTTGATTTTCTACATCAAATATGACGAGGCCCCGAAGCACTGCACTTTATTGTGATTATaagaagaaatagaaaaaaataatgagaAATGCATTGTTCGATGGAGTTTGGCTAAATGATATTTTAGTAAAATCACTGTTCCACTAGATTTTCCTATCACGTGTGTTCTTGATGAGTGTCTGTAAATCAACAAATAATTTGCACGTTCGTATcgcaattcccaaaaaaattacagctgaattcaCACAGTTGCACACGTAACTCTTATCAAAACACTTATCCGGAGTATCTAACCGTCGGCAGCACAATTGCATAGATATATCCCATTTGGTATATCTATTCTAAGGCAAGTTCAGTACAATAAATGTTTAACTTTTATATCAATTACCCCGACGGTGGTTGTATCAGGGAACAAAAGTCCTGTGTTGAATTTGACGCTTTCAACGTATTCAGTTCTTGCTTCTGATATGGCACAAATTAGTATGACTATTCCTTTCAACCGATTCATAATATTCACTACCCTCACTCACATTGATCTAATTTTTTCGATAGCAGTATAAATACTGTAGTTCGTAAGAAATGTTCCAGGAGTTGTAAGTACGAAATATGTTAATGGACaagcaaaagaagaaaattaagtTGAATTGTAAAAGGTATGGCAGTGCCAATACTTCCAACAATATTTACATAAGGCTTTAATTGTACTCACagaactttaattttatttgttgttgaaCTCAGCATAGAATTGAAATACTTTTAAATTACTgagaatatttgaaatttttaaagaaaattgaaaataagttgAAAAATTATGATATACTGGAATTCATTGCTTCGGTAAATGGTGGAAAGTGTTGGTTTTATAATGCAATGAATATAAAGTGTTATGCACAGGGTGTAACTACAAAAGTATCGACTTGTGTATATGCTCCGTCATGTACCCGTATTGAAAGATATCTGGAAAAACAACGCGAGGAAGACGAAGGACTTCGAGTAAAATTTACCAAGAAGCAAACCTCTTTGTTCAGAAAGactcaaaaaaatgaaagaagatGCCTATTAGTGATTTTAAATTACTATAAAGTTCACAGAATTTAAATCTTTCACGCGAGTGTGGTCGAACGATCTAGAAACTAATTCCGAAGAAACTCGTTGCATATGTTTTTCAAAGGTTCAATAAATCCTTGTAAGTTGCGAGTTTTTTGGAGTGGGGCAGAGCAAGGTACTCGTTAATATACCGAGCACACTCGGTAGATTCTATGGTTTGAATGAGATATttgctttgtttttttctttaatatcaCTAAATTTATATAGAGACAGACATCAACTCACTATGAGATATGTAAAGCACGAAGCAATAATACTTGATTATAATCATGGTTGCGAGTGCTTATTCCTAAAATCATTGCTATTCACTTTATTACTCCGCATACTTCTTAGCTATACATTTATGTGCATAAAATTTAAAACACCCTGTCTTCAATCAAGTTGAGGTAGATTACTCTATAAACTAAGGACCATGTGTTATAGATCCAGTTCAATAACCCAATACAAACATTTCAACTCTAATGTATAATATAACGATTCAATAGGCTTTAAAAGTAGCGTTAAGGTCCTAACTTTTTATTCAAATAATCCATAATTTTTGGGTAACGGACCGTAAGATATTTAAGTATGGTATATTGCTGATAGTCTGGACTTTAAAGTTGTGGGAATATGTTGGTGATTCAGTTTAATAATTTAtacatttacatttttatttcaCTTGCAATAATTGATATTTTCCATGATTATTATGCTCAATGCCAAGAAGAGGAACAACAAAGCGAAATAATTGTTAGTGTAAGtaaagaaattaatttaattcagtTAAACTTTGTGCTAATCCAAGGACATTTTCACCAGTTGATTTATGGATTTGGTATTCCATGGGATGTGGAAGGTGGTTATATGACTACGGGATACGTTATACGTGTGCAATATGGATTTCCAATGAAACTTAAGGAGTGGAAACCTCCGTAtgccaaatatttcaaaaatcgaAGAAGCACAGTGGAAAGAAATGAAACTTTAAAACAAATACCGGAAAAGGTTGACAATGCAGATGGTGTTTTAAGGAAAGAGAAAAGGCGAAATGATCCGAATATAGAGAAATACAGGTGGGCTGCTTATCATGCGTTGGAGATGCATGCAAAAAGGTAATAATCTGTgaaaaaattccttttataagAACTTTTGTTTGTTCGATAGCAATTCGTTTCGTAGTTGAAATAACGGGAGGCTAGTGAAACTATTTGGTTATGGAGTTAATAAGAGGAATATGTGATTCTAAATTTGAATCTTCTGAGTAAGTTGCTCTAAATGACTAGTCTACAAAAATGACAGAATATTTAATGTGGCGAACATAGTGGTATCCGGAGTAAAAACTTTCTAAATGCCCTTtaattgtttttgaaatttgattgAAACATGATCCTTGTGGACATACGTAGTATATTACAAACATTTTTCTATAATTTCCTTGGGTGTGCTTACGACATATCCGTAAAAACTATGAGCACTAAGTTGTTGTGCGGTTATACCATCAAAGAAAAGTTGAAGATCAATTTCCTGTAGTTTCTCTTGAAAGTATACTTCGCATGTTGACTAGTCTATCTATCTAGGAATAGTAATACATAATGTGTTGTGACATGATTCAAAATTAAGATGAAGGGTTGTTTCTTGAGCATAcgattaatttttaaatgcatcGATCGAAAGGTTTACGATATTTCGCTGCTTCACTTGCAAACCCGATAGCGAGGGCCGTGTGGAAGTGCCCTCGGGGAATCTTCTATCCTTTTTTGCTAACGCCCATACTACTATGTTAAAATTTCTCAGGTATTATcacgatattttttcttttttttgggagtagggtaggtgaatgcgtttacgcacagagtgttggactcccgcaacagcacgctgtcggactaccaactaaacacctccctgtcatcagagaactagcctggaaccgtttgacccattacttcgggctagtcctcccgctcttccggctttgggaagggagttgttagttcagggaccccttaccgtccgatccctccggcggtcgagttcaatcttcttcaaaaTAAGAAGAgcgcgaacataatgcgcaataccatTCCAGCTGCCAACGctcttcagcatttctctgacaatgttgtctggagagagctcctctgtgtctacataaagctgctgacgaaagccgtcccacctctcgcaagagaaaaaaatgtgttcagcgtcgtccgccactccactccattgcagaacacacaatcaagagatcgcgccttcccgatcctgtgcaggtaagactgaaaacctccatgcccacttaaaagttgggtaaggaggtaatcaatctcactgtgcgttctgttcaaccacgggtataatttgtcaatgagccgcgcagtccatctgccccttggctcattttgccaagaaagttaaaACTCGGTAAGCGTGCGTTGCTGTTCTGCACGGGCAactacctctcttaagttttcgcccttacggcggtaaatAGCTTTACCTTCCTtggtaaggagggcaacggggatcactcccgcgatcaccatcacagccggtttggAGACGGTATAATAAGCAGACACCACTTGCAAAACTTCCCGCCTCTGCAGTTGAGCAAGgcctttacgatgcacctccttttcAAAtgcatcaacccatacctccgcacaaTAGAGCAGAATtgactgcgttgttcccataagaagacgtcttctagttgatatagggcgcccgacgtttgccattagccgactcaaggccgcgactccagctgcagccctgtcctctgctgctttgatttgctcgaagaagctcatcttcgagtcgaattaaacattaaaccaaggtatttaaccgctggttttgactctatagtcaactcgccgatcgatatgggacgcagggttgggattctccttctggtcaagatgactacttcggttttttccagcgcaaggctgagaccgtgagcagtcatccatccgcttacccgtcgcatcaatatgccaagtctgctttgcgcctgttcaacagtgcgtccggcaacaagtgccgcaacgtcgtcttcataaccgaccaggcgcgactcttcgggcatattgagtctcagcagactatcgtaggaagcgttccaaaggtcccgccctaagatggatccttgtgctactcccgacgtgatttccatcctcttttggtcctctagcgtctcatagagcagggagcagtctttcagataatccctcaatatccgcaagagatagcttggcacgtgaaatgagttttctagtgtgcctagcatatttgtccgtcttacggaattaaaggcatttctgacatcaagcgttatgaggagcactatccgtcgagatcggcggctgtgtgcctcggctcgatgaccgcatctacgacctccttaacagcatccactgtagatctccctgttatTATGACGATATTGGAGATACGAAATCCGGCCTTTAGAATGCACTGCCTCCAAAAGTCTCGTTCGATCGCGTCCTCCAGTTGCTAAATTAGAGCGTCTATTGAATTCACTTAGcgtttctttggttttttcgTTGGTCTTTATCCTTCAAGTTTGCATCGAAAACCTTTTAGGTAATCAAGTGTTGCCTCGAAAACCTTTTAGGAATTCAAGTGTTATCTATAAATTAGAAAGTGGCCAGCCCATCGTAATTTTTGCCTCTTGATAATCGTGGAAACATCTTGCTCGTCAAATATTTCGTACAGCTCATGGTTGCACCTGATTCATCATCGATCTCCATCAAGCTTTGCCTTGATAATTCTCTTCCGAACTCTCCTTTCAAATGCATTTCGCATTTTTTCACGTTCACCATTGTGATTCAATATTAATAATCGTAATTTCAACACTTCTCCAACACATGCACTCCTCCTCCACCGTTCTGCGCCAGGTCAAAATACTCTGATAATCCGACCCCGGTATATATTGAAGAAGGCTTGGAGCTATCGAGTAGCAGTGGCTGTCTctctccatgtgctacttccatatagcaacacagaaagaataataTCACGGAATAATTTCAACTCGATGTTGGTGTTGACATAATTGAGTTTCTAGATTTTTGACAAAGCAACAAAGGCACACCAAGCACTGAAAACGCGTAGAGCGACATTAAGTTCGGTGTCACCGTTGGAAGAAACGACGCTTCTGAGATatccaaattgatcaacgccttcgctACTCTCCcagatgcagataggaagagtgtgaTGACCGATCAGACTGAGAATTTAGGTTTTGTTATTGATCTTTAGTCCGATTCTACTTGCCCCTTCTCGAAAGCACGAGCTATGTGATTAAGGTTCCTAACTCGGTTGGGGAGAAAACAGATGtgatcagcatagtcgagggtTTTGGGCAAGGGAGCATGAAGAAttccaccgataacaagaaggaataattcAGTGACAGGATACGATCTTGAAGAACTTCATAGGAAACAAGAAGAAATGACATCGG of Hermetia illucens chromosome 4, iHerIll2.2.curated.20191125, whole genome shotgun sequence contains these proteins:
- the LOC119655365 gene encoding uncharacterized protein LOC119655365; protein product: MLVIQFNNLYIYIFISLAIIDIFHDYYAQCQEEEQQSEIIVSLIYGFGIPWDVEGGYMTTGYVIRVQYGFPMKLKEWKPPYAKYFKNRRSTVERNETLKQIPEKVDNADGVLRKEKRRNDPNIEKYRWAAYHALEMHAKRLGYEGRACVLRGICEAATVPFSWKSGLLGELLHILLTPSTSVEPLTKHSDNEYLHAEYLGKSGAPCERIFKECRKSLLSEFSGVFVERFQLNM